The following proteins are encoded in a genomic region of Hymenobacter siberiensis:
- a CDS encoding phage holin family protein — protein sequence MFNDDDTSKTPRNDSLIGNLTGYLDTRIDLVRLEIQQKVSTIFVGTIHGATLAILGLLFVIFVSVFAGLALNSALNSSYWGFGIVAGFYLVLMVLVLVGVDKTAFQGLANKVLKDTIYKSDKRQA from the coding sequence ATGTTTAACGACGACGATACTTCCAAAACCCCTCGCAACGACAGCTTGATTGGTAATCTAACGGGCTACCTCGATACCCGCATCGACCTGGTTCGGCTGGAAATACAGCAAAAAGTATCCACTATTTTTGTGGGCACTATTCACGGCGCTACCCTGGCCATTCTGGGGTTGTTGTTTGTAATCTTTGTGAGCGTATTTGCCGGATTGGCGCTCAATTCCGCGCTAAATAGTTCTTACTGGGGCTTTGGTATCGTAGCTGGCTTCTACTTGGTACTGATGGTGCTGGTGCTGGTGGGCGTTGATAAAACGGCCTTCCAAGGTCTTGCCAACAAGGTGCTCAAGGACACCATTTACAAATCTGATAAACGCCAAGCCTAA